The DNA region CAGAGCAAAACTGCATCCACCACTTCGCTTAAATTATGGGGAGCCATATTGGTAGCCATACCAACAGCAATACCGGTGGTACCGTTGAGCAGCAGAAAAGGAAGCTTTGCAGGCAGTACAAACGGCTCTTCCATCGAATCATCATAGTTGGGTACGAAATCGACGGTTTCTTTATCCAGATCAGAGAGCATCTCCTCAGCCATTGCAGTCATGCGACACTCGGTGTAACGCATCGCTGCAGGTGGATCCCCGTCGATCGAACCGAAGTTACCCTGTCCCTTTACCATCGGATAACGCATGGAGAAGTCCTGCGCCATGCGCACCAGTGAATCGTAAACAGCACTGTCGCCATGGGGATGGTATTTACCAATAACATCTCCCACTACGCGGGCACACTTCTTTGGCTGCTTGTTATGCTGAAGACCTAACTCTTCCATCCCAAACATCACACGCCGATGCACGGGTTTAAGCCCGTCCCTGACATCAGGAAGCGCCCTGGAGGTGATCATGCTCATAGAGTAGTCGAGATAAGACTTCTGCATCTCATCTTCTATGAACACCGACTGTGTTTTTACATTTTCATTCATGAAAACTAACCCTTTATTAACTTTCGTTATCTTCCAGCCATCGCAAATGAGGCAATGCTCCGTGAGCGGTAGAATCGAAAGTAAGCGGTGTAATAGTGATAAATTTATTCATAAGTGCTCTGGAATCGTATGTATCCCAGGGTTCAATGTTCTTTTTTTCTCCGTAAACCAGATATCCCTCTTTGGTGGCATGAGACTCTATCTCCACCTTCTCATACCGGTCATCGAAAAATGCCATACTCTGCCAGGTAACTCTGGTACCCCTGGCTTCTTCAGGACTGCATGGAGGAAAGTTAACGTTGTAAAACACCTTACTCTCTTTTATCAGATCCTTCTGAGAGGTGATGTCTCGTACCATGGAAGGGACTTTCTTTGCATACTCTTCAGCGTGTTCCGCACTCTCCTGACATACCGAGAAAGCGATGCTTGGAATGTTCCAGAACGCACCCTCCCTGGCGGCTGCCACGGTTCCGGAATAGAAGGCTGAAAGCCCTGAATTTTCCCCTATGTTCATACCGGAGATAACAAGATCGGGTTGACTTGGAAGAAGATAGCTGATTGCGAATTTCACACAGTCTGCGGGCGATCCACTGACTGCGAAGCCGGGCATTTCCTTATCCTCCCCGAATTTTCGGTAGTGAAGCGGGTTATGAAAGGTGAAAGCATGTCCGGCTCCGCTATGCTCCTTTTCCGGCGCCACGACCACGACCTCATACTCCTCACACAAAACATCATAGAGGAGCTTGATCCCGGGAGCAAAAAACCCGTCATCATTTGTCAGTAATATTGTTTGTTTTGCAGTCATTACGTTTTACTATTCCTCTCAACTTCTTTTATACCGTTTCCATCCGGGGCGTTCCCTTATGGTTTTATACGTCGAGATTTTTCACCTTTTTGGCGTTATCTTCAATAAAACGCCTTCGGGGCTCAACCTCTTCACCCATAAGCATTGTAAAGATCCGGTCTGCTTCAACCACATCCTCAAGCTTAACCTGCAGAAGCCGTCTGGAGTCTGGATTCATGGTGGTTTCAGCCAGCTGATCAGGGTTCATTTCACCAAGACCCTTATAGCGCTGAAGACTGATGCTTCTTTTATCGGTCCACTCTTTCAGAACCTCTTCCTTGCCCTGCTCGGTATAGACATACCGCTCCTCTTTCCCTGACTTGATTTTGTAAAGAGGTGGCTGAGCGATATATACATTTCCGTTTTCCACCAGTCCCGGCATGTGACGGAAAAGGAATGTCAAAAGAAGCGTGCGGATATGTGAGCCGTCAACATCGGCGTCAGTCATTATTATGACCTTGTTGTAACGCAGCTTTGAGATGTTGAACCCGTCCTCTTCTTCAGATGAGCCAAATCCTGTGCCCAGGGCCTGCACGATAATCTGTATTTCCTCATGTGATATAACTTTATCTATCCGGGCCTTTTCAACATTCAGTATTTTACCTTTGAGAGGCAGTATAGCCTGAAATGTACGGTCACGCCCCATCTTTGCACTTCCACCCGCACTGTCTCCCTCAACAAGAAAGATCTCACATTTTGTTGGATCGTGTTCCTGACAATCCGCCAGTTTCCCCGGCAGCCCTCCGCCATCCATAACAGTTTTTCGTCTGGCAAGAAGTCGGGCTCTGCGTGCAGCTTCACGGGCGATCGCGGAATTCACACACTTATCCACAATCTTTTTTGCCACTGAAGGATTTTCCTCCAGGAATTCACCAAGCATCTCAGAAACCGCCGCTTCCACAAAACCCATTATCTCAGAATTACCCAGTTTCGCTTTGGTCTGCCCCTCAAACTGGGGATTGGAGAGTTTGACACTGACCACAGCGGTAAGTCCTTCCCTGAGGTCCTCTCCCTTTATCTCAACTTTATTGTTGTTTTTGAGGAGGTTGTTTTTTGAGATATAACTGTTTATGGAACGGGTAAGCCCCTTTTTAAATCCGGAGAGATGAGTACCTCCGTCAACGGTATTGATGTTGTTTGCAAATGAAAATATATTCTCATTAAAAGAGTCATTGTACTGCATTGCGATTTCAATCTCTGCTCCGTTTTTGTCATGACAGAAACAGATCGGGTCCGGATGCAGGGGAGTCTTGTTCTCGTCAAGAAAAACGATAAAGGATGACAAGCCGCCCGGATAGCAGAATTCGTGAAATTTATCCTCTTCACGTTCATCTGCGATTGTTATATTGATCCCCTTGTTAAGAAACGCAAGTTCACGAAGCCTTTTTGAAAGAATATCAAAACTGTACTCAGTGGTTTCGAAAATATCAGGATCAGGATGAAAAGTGACCTTTGTGCCCCGGTTTTCAGTAGTCCCGATCTCCTTTACATCACCATCCGCCACACCTCTCCTGAACTCAAGGTGATACTCTTTCCCTTCACGGCAAACGTTCACTTTCAGAAACACCGAAAGTGCATTTACACAGGAAACACCCACACCATGTAGCCCCCCGGACACCTTGTAGGAGGAGTTGTCAAATTTACCCCCAGCATGAAGAGTGGTCATGACAAGCTGCAGTGCCGACATGTTCTCTTCCTCATGAAAGTCAACCGGAATTCCACGTCCGTTATCGGAAACTGTGATTGAATTGTCCTTGTGGATAATGACTTCTATCTTGGTACAAAAACCTGCCAGTGCCTCGTCAATGGAATTGTCCACCACCTCATAAACCAGATGATGAAGTCCGGGTGAGCCGGTACTTCCTATGTACATTGCAGGACGTTTACGAACCGCATCCAGCCCCTTAAGGGTCTTAATGTTATCGGCGGTGTATTGCTGTTGACTCATATTTTACTCCATACCGGAAGTGAGAACGGACTGTCCCATTTCCCAATCAATAGAAAATTATTTCTTTAATACTGTCACATCCTGTTTCCCGCCTGATAGTATCCAAAAGCTGCTCTTTAAGATACACAAGCTCCTGTCGCCAGGAAGCGGAAAACACCTTCACATATAATCTGCCGTCTTCAACACGGTTGCATTCAGTTTCTTTGGCTATACGCTCCCCTACCACACCACTCCAGCGTGATACCACTTCATACTCCCTGCATATGGTTGCGTAGCCTCGCTCCTGAAGAATCGACTCCAGAATATTGCCCAACTTCTCGGGCTGCTTTTTTTTCCTTCTCACCGGACCTCCACGTTCCCGTCCGAAACAACACAGTTAAGCACCGATTTACCAAGCGTAATATCAAGCCGCGGCGTTGCAATAAACACCTGCCCCTTACCCTCAATAAGAGGATACACTCTTGATGTGCGCCCTGTATCAAGCTCAGACACCGCATCGTCAATAAGGAAAATCATACTTTGATGTCTGTGGCGCTCGATCAAAAGCACAGAGGCGAGTTTAAGAGAAAGAACAAATGAACGACATTGACCCTGCGATCCGAAAGTCCTGGCAAGCCTTTTATCAAGCAAAAAACGCAGCTCATCCCGGTGTGGTCCTGAAGAGGAAAAACCTACCTCAATATCCCTTCTCCTCCGCTGTGCTAAAAAAGAATAAAATACATTTTTCCACTCTTTTTTACTACTACAATCAATTTTGCAGCGTGGTTCATACTGCAGGTCGGCCGATTCTCTTCCGCCGCTTATTTCCCTG from Chitinispirillum alkaliphilum includes:
- a CDS encoding 5-nucleotidase SurE — encoded protein: MTAKQTILLTNDDGFFAPGIKLLYDVLCEEYEVVVVAPEKEHSGAGHAFTFHNPLHYRKFGEDKEMPGFAVSGSPADCVKFAISYLLPSQPDLVISGMNIGENSGLSAFYSGTVAAAREGAFWNIPSIAFSVCQESAEHAEEYAKKVPSMVRDITSQKDLIKESKVFYNVNFPPCSPEEARGTRVTWQSMAFFDDRYEKVEIESHATKEGYLVYGEKKNIEPWDTYDSRALMNKFITITPLTFDSTAHGALPHLRWLEDNES
- a CDS encoding DNA gyrase subunit B, producing MSQQQYTADNIKTLKGLDAVRKRPAMYIGSTGSPGLHHLVYEVVDNSIDEALAGFCTKIEVIIHKDNSITVSDNGRGIPVDFHEEENMSALQLVMTTLHAGGKFDNSSYKVSGGLHGVGVSCVNALSVFLKVNVCREGKEYHLEFRRGVADGDVKEIGTTENRGTKVTFHPDPDIFETTEYSFDILSKRLRELAFLNKGINITIADEREEDKFHEFCYPGGLSSFIVFLDENKTPLHPDPICFCHDKNGAEIEIAMQYNDSFNENIFSFANNINTVDGGTHLSGFKKGLTRSINSYISKNNLLKNNNKVEIKGEDLREGLTAVVSVKLSNPQFEGQTKAKLGNSEIMGFVEAAVSEMLGEFLEENPSVAKKIVDKCVNSAIAREAARRARLLARRKTVMDGGGLPGKLADCQEHDPTKCEIFLVEGDSAGGSAKMGRDRTFQAILPLKGKILNVEKARIDKVISHEEIQIIVQALGTGFGSSEEEDGFNISKLRYNKVIIMTDADVDGSHIRTLLLTFLFRHMPGLVENGNVYIAQPPLYKIKSGKEERYVYTEQGKEEVLKEWTDKRSISLQRYKGLGEMNPDQLAETTMNPDSRRLLQVKLEDVVEADRIFTMLMGEEVEPRRRFIEDNAKKVKNLDV